CTGGGGCACGTAAAGAGGCATCTGCCGCCAGTGGTGTGGCGATTAAAGCGAGCAGCCCCGCAGCTGCAAGCGTGCCGGTGGTCGCCAAGGGTGAAAAAGATGAAAAAGCTTGTAAAGAAGCCATGGCGCGATTAGGTTATTTACAAGGAACAAAAAAGTTTTCGAGTGTGAATGAAAAGGGCAAGCTTGAATTTATGGAGTCGGCACAAAGGAAATCTGAAACCAGTAGTGTTGAGGCCAGTATTAAGCGTTTTTGCCCCTAGCAGCCTGTCGGACTTAAGCGATCGTAGCGAGGGAAAGACCGGTTTGAGACAGATTTCGTGGGTTTTTGAGGCGAATAGCTGGCTATTGAACGAGAAAATGCGTGAAATATAGCCAAATCCGGCTTTTCCGTAGTAGATCAAGTCTTAAGTCCGACAGGCTGCTAGATAGTAAGCTCAGTATTCATTATTTTAAAACCGCCCATTTGAGGCGGTTTTTTTTGTCACTCGTGTCTAAAATTACAATTTTATGCCTTATTCTTTCTTTATTCTTTCTATATTATTTTTATTTTGTGTGAATCTAGAAAGTTTTAGGTTATATATTGCAAAAATCCTTTCGTCTAGCTATCTAGAAAGACAGTAGTCTTTTGTTGCTCAGCTTTCATGAATTTTCTTTTGACCGTTTGCGGCTGTTTTTTTGCAAAAGCATGGTTTTTGTCAGTTTTAAGTAATGCAAAGGAGAATGAATATGCATGAAAATACCAGCCAAACATCGATCAAAGATGTGATGCGCTTGCATGATATTGACGAAGTAGATCTTGAAGTGGTGCGTAAATATGGGGCCTTGGTGATGCCAAGGATGTCCGAGTACATTACTCATTTTTATGAATGGATGCGTGAGCTGCCAGAGTACCAAGCACTGATGGCTAACGATGAGGTTAAAAAACGCGCACAAAGTGCCCAGCTTAACTACTGGAAAACTTTTTTTTCTGCACACTTAGATGAAGCCTATCTTGAAGATCGCCGTCGCCTCGGTGAAACCCATGCGCGGATTGGCTTATCACTGCCTAGCTATTTTGCAGGAATGAATTATTCCTTTGTATTGTTTACTAAGAAATTGTATGACGGTGGTTTATTTAGTGAAGAGTACGGCAAGGCCGTGGCTGCCATTACAAAGTTATTGCATTTAGATACCACCATTGTAGTGGAAACGTATAGCAGATTAATTAATGAGCGCATTAATGATCAAAGCCGCGCATTAATGGAGATGTCCACGCCGGTCACGATGATTTGGCAGGATATTTTAATGCTGCCAGTGGTGGGGATTATTGATTCCAAACGGGCACAAGACATTATGGCGGCGATCTTGTTGAAAATTTCTGAAACCCGTGCCCGTGTTTTTATTATGGATATATCGGGAGTGGCGATTGTGGATTCTGGAGTGGCAAATCACTTAATTAAAATCACCAAAGCCACGCGCTTGATGGGCTGTACTAGCCTGATATCAGGGGTATCTCCTTCTATTGCGCAAACGATTGTGCATTTGGGAATTGATATTGAAGGGATGACCACACACGCCACGCTGCGTGATGCCCTAGAGCAAGCTTTTAAGAGTGTAGGGATCAGGATGAAGCGAATTGATGAGGCTTAGGGGGCGATAATGGATGAGCGTGAATCGGGGGGAGGCGTCGCTATTTCTGTGGTGGAAGATGCTTTACTTGCCTGCGTGCAGAGTGATTTGCGGCCCTCTACGATGATCGCGCTGCAAAGCAAATTATTGCAACAGGTCATTAAAGTAGCTGCGAAAGGGGTGATGGTTGATTTGTCCGAAGTAGACGCATTGGATGTGGATGGGTTTACAGCCTTAGTCGATTTAACGCAGATGCTAAAAATTATGGGGGCAAAAACTGTTTTTATCGGCTTTAGGCCAGGCGTGGTTGCCGGTTTAGCGGCGTTAGATAGTGATTTATCTGCGCTGCGTGGCTGTCAGACTATTCGACAAGCATTGGATTTACTACATGAAACCTAGCATGGAAATGGCCACGGTTTGGCGAAACATTCGCAACGACGCAGATGTGGCCATGCTGGTGGCCTACACTTTTACTTTGGCCAAGCGGTGCGGATTTTCACCCGTTGCCGTCACTGAAATTACGACGGGCACTTCAGAGTTGGCCACCAATATTGTGAAATACGCAGGAGAAGGCGTGATGTCTTTTTCTTGGGTGGTGATTAAAAATCATGAAGGCCTTGAGGTAATGGCTGAGGATAGGGGCCCAGGGATAAAAAACATAGAACTTGCTATGTCTGAGCATTACAGTACCAAAGGAACATTGGGGTTGGGTTTGCCTGGGACGCGTCGTTTGGCGGATGAATTTGAGATTAGCTCAGAGTCAGAAATGGGAACTCGTGTCTTGTTTCGTAAATGGAAAAACTAAGCCATGCACTTTGAATATGCACGTTGTTTGCGGCCTTGTTTTGGCGAAGTGGTGTGTGGTGATGGCACTTTTATCAAGCAAATGGAACATGGCGTGCTGGTCGGTATTTTGGATGTGCTGGGCCATGGGCCAGAGGCGCACGAGCTGGCTAGATTGTGTGAGCAGTGGCTAGAAGAAAACAGCAGTGAAGATATTGAGCTGATGCTTAAATCCTTGCATGAGCATATTCGTGGATCACGCGGAACGGCCATTACGATGGCTTTTTTAGGTAATGATGGTAATGCTAAATGCGTAACTATAGGCAATACGGTGATGCGTAAATTAGGCAAGGATTGCTATACCTTTCCTGCGCAGGCGGGCACTTTAGGCATTATTTTACGCAGTATGCGCATCGAGACGTTTAGCTTTAGAAGTGACGATGTGTTTGTTTTGGCGACGGATGGTATACAGGAACATATTGCTGCGGATGATATTTTGCTAGAGCGCAGAAATACCTTGAACCAGATGGTTGCAAATTTGCTAAGCCGTTTCGGTAAGCTTTATGACGATGCCACTTGTCTGGCGATAAAGTGCACATTATGACTGAACTTGGCGTATTGGATCTGCGATCCGAAGAAAGTGTTTATATTGCCCGCGATAAACTGCGCCGCGCTTTAGCCTGCCTTAATCTTAATCGAATGCGCAGTGATTTCCTTTTAACGGGGTTTTACTCCCTGTGCCAACTGGTGCGTCAATCAACCGTCACCCATTTCTTGTCGTTAAGCATGGAAAGCGAGTCGCTGTGCTTTATAGTGCAGTCAGAAAGGGGCTTGGTCACACATTCGCTTGCTGCGTTTTTTGATGTGCAGCAAAATATATCGGCTGGTAAGGTATTGTTGGTGTTTAAAATTGGTCATCAAGATCTTGATGCTATTTTGCAGGTTAAAAACATCATTAGTGAGCAAACGCGTGATGAGCTGATGTCAGTGTTGACGATAAGCAATGCCGAGTTGGCCTCGCATAAACAGGGGCTAGAGCAAGAAGTGGATCGCCGTTCAATGGCCTTGCAACAAAGTGAAATGCAATCAAAAGCGGTTATTGAGGGCGCGCCGATTGCGGTTATCTTATTAGATAAAGATTGCTGTGTGACGGATTGGAATCGTGCTGCCGAGTTAACTTTTGGGTTTTCTCCTTCAGAAGTCATCGGTTTAAAGTTACAAAGTTTGATTCATATTGAAGGCGATGGTGATTTACCTTTGGTATTAGAACGTGGTTTGAGCGAAGCCACGTCACGCATTACCACTGCACGTTTTTGGGAATTACTGGCCAGAAATCGCTCAGGCAGTTTATTGCCCATTGAAGTCGGCATGACGGTATTAAATATGGATGGGCAGTATAGTGGTACTTTATTTGCCCGCGACATTAGTCAGCGTAAAATAGTAGAGCAAGAATTACAATTAGCTAAATCTAAAGCAGAAGAAGCCGCATTGGTTAAATCAAATTTTTTGGCCAATATGAGTCACGAGATTCGTACGCCTATGAATGCGGTAATTGGTTTATCTCATTTGGCATTAAAAGCTGAAATGTCGGCTAAGCAGCGTGATTATCTATCTAAAATCCACCATGCAGGAACATCACTACTGGGGATTATTAATGATATTTTGGATTTCTCTAAAATTGAAGCAGGCAAACTTAATATTGAGCTCGCGCCCTTTGATTTGGAAACAGTATTAAATAATGTATGTACCGTAACCACGCAAAAAGTATTTGAAAAAGGTCTAGAGTTTGTGATTCATCACCCAGTGGATATTCCGCCTTTTTTATTGGGGGACTCGCTGAGGCTGAGCCAAATTATGATTAATTTGGTTAATAATGCAGTTAAATTTACTGAATCTGGTGAGGTAGAAATTACCATTCAATGTATTGAAAAAAACCAAGAACACACGCAATTAGAATTTAGAGTCAGAGATACCGGTATTGGGATGACTCAAGAGCAATTGGGTAAATTGTTTATGCCGTTTACTCAAGCAGATAGCAGCACTACGCGCAAATTTGGTGGTACAGGTCTGGGCCTTTCAATTAGCAAAAGGCTGGTTGAGTTAATGGGCGGGCGGATTTGGGCTGAAAGCGAAAGTGGTGTAGGTAGCCAGTTTGTTTTTACGGCTTGGTTTGGTGTTGAGCATAAAGAAATTAGAAAACGTGCGATTCCCGCTGAAATTAATAATATGCGTGTGTTGGTCGTCGATGATCATGAACACGCACGTTTAGCTATTATTGAAGTATTAAAACGTTTTTCTGTAAGAATTGAGCATGTGGGCTCTGGGCAGGGCGCTGTGGAGCTGTGTGTGGCGGCCAATCAAAGGGAGGATCCATTTGGTTTGGTTTTGCTTGATTGGCAAATGCCGATGATGGATGGCGCACAAGCGGCGCAAAAAATTCAAGAAGCGCTACATGAACGTGCTCCTAATTTAGTGATTGTGACGGCGTTTGATCGTGAAGAGATTTATATTCAGGCGCAAGCGCTGAATATCAGTGCCATTTTAACGAAGCCCGTCAATGCCTCGGCTTTGACGGATTGTTTGGTTTCTATTTATGCCCATGATGATGTGGCAGATACCCGCTCTGCGCCTAAAGATGAAGTCGAGTTAGGCTTAAATGGTATGCGTGTATTGCTCACTGAAGATAACCCGATTAACCAACAAATTGCCACGGAATTGCTCGCCACGGTGGGGGTGGATGTGGTGGTGGCGAATCACGGTAAAGAGGCTTTAGATAAACTGGGGCTACATGGTGCCCACTATTTTGATGCCATTTTGATGGATATGCAGATGCCGGTTATGGATGGTTATGAAGCATCAAAACATATCCGTGCCGATGTGCGTTATAACCATATTCCACTCATTGCTATGACGGCCCACGCCATGGTGGAAGAACGGGCGCGTTGTTTGGATTTAGGAATGAATGACCACGTTTCTAAGCCAATTGATCCTATGCAGTTTTTTGAATGCTTGAAACATTGGCGTGCCACCAAGCCTAATGGTGCTAACAGCATAGAGGCGCCCATTCCTGTGCTTGCAGACGTGGTGGTAGAAGAGCGTGCCGTGCCAACTGCGGCTTCTATTGCCCCCCTTGCCGCGCCGGCTTCAGAATCTAGGCCTGCGCCAATAGAGCGCAAAGAGCTAGATGTAAAAGTAGGCTTAGGCTATGTACTCAATAATCCGTCCTTATATTTAAGGATGCTTAAGCAATTTTGTAGTAGTGAAACAGATTGCGTGAAAAGAATTCATCAGGCTTTAACGGCTAATGAGCTAGAGCCTGCATTGCGCTTTTCTCACACCTTAAAGGGCCTGAGTGCGACTCTAGGTGGAACCGCTGTTTCTGATATCGCTGGGCGAATTGAAAAAGTCATTTCCCATGGTGGTGGATTGGGCGAGGTAAAAGAAGATTTACTGATTTTAGATCAACACATCATTGTATTAATGGATGAGGTTAAAAACTATATCGATGGCGAAGATCCTTTTGCTAACGCGCCAGCGCCATCTTCAAAAGGAATGCCAAAGCAAGAGTTGCAGAATTTATTAAATTGGTTAGAGCGTTTGCTGCAAGATATGGATGCAGAAGCTTTAACGGTCATGGGGAAATACGGGGATTCAATGGCAGATGCATTTGATCCATCTGAATTTGCTGCATTTAGAATTGCTTTAGAGAAGTTTAATTTTAGTGATGCTTTGCCTATTCTTCAAAAAATGCAAAAAAGTTTAGCGGTATGATGAGTCTGCATCGGTGCTATTTATTATTTAATAATACTTATAGGGTTGTTTGACATACTTGCGCGCCACAAATATCTAAAATCCGCTAAAGATCTTTTCTCCCTTATATCGTTGTGCCTCCTTTTTTAGTGACTTTTCCTTCTAGTGCACGTTGACGGCGGATTTCCTTAGGATCGGCTAATAATGCGCGGTAAATTTCAACTCTATCTTGCGCTCTTAATACAGTATCAAGCTTGCAAGCTTTAGAAAAAATACCAATTTTGTTCACGCCAAGGTCGATTTCATGGAAGAAATCTAAAATCCCTGAAGCACGAATAGCTGCTTCGGCATTGCTACCTGCAGGTACTTGCACTGTCATTAGTTTTTGCACGGCGGGGGTGGCGTAGACCACTTCAACTTTGATTAACGCACTCATGCTTGCTTATCTGCCTGTTTGATAAATGCATCAACAAAGGTGCTGGTAATTTTATTAAAAACTGGGCCAATAATCATTTCTAAGCTGCGGCTAGAGAATTCATAATCCAGCTCGAATTCCACCTTGCAAGCGTCTTCCATTAGTGGGGTAAAGCGCCATACACCGTGCAGGGCTTTAAATGGCCCATCCACAAATTGCATATCAATATGATGCTTGGATTTAACGTCGCGGGTGCGGAAAAACGAGGTTACCTTTAAAAACTCAATTTTTACCGTGACATCTAAAATACTATCGCTGCGCTCATGCACTACAACGCCGCCGCACCAAGGTAAAAATTTTGGGTAATCCTCTACGCGATCAACCAAGTCAAACATGCGATCAGCGGAGTGGGTGACTAAAACTGTTTTATGAATAGACGGCATAACATTTTCTGCGCTTTACGAGGTGGCGTGTCATTTCGCCATTGAGAGTGCGAATAGCGTAAAATGCCGAGCTTCCAGCACGCCACATTAGATAGATAAAATGACTGAGCATCGTAACCTTGACCACGCCATGACGCAACTTGAAAACATCCGCATGCCGCCGCATTCGGTTGAGGCTGAGCAATCCGTATTGGGTGGTTTGATGCTGGATAACAGCTCTTTCGATAAAATTGCCGATACCCTGTTTGAGGCGGATTTTTACCGCGATGATCACCGGCGCATCTTTGCCGTGATCGCTAAGCTGGTTGAACTGGGCCGCCCGGCCGATGTGATTACCGTGGCCGAAGCGCTGGATACCCACGAGGAATTATCCTACGTAGGCGGTTTGGCTTATTTGGGCTCCTTGGTACAAAACACCCCATCTGCAGCCAATATCCGTCGTTATGGCGAGATTGTCCGCGAAAAATCGGTGATGCGTCAGCTTGCATCTGTGGCTACCGATATCGCTGATGCGGCTTATAGCCCTAGCGGGCGTGAAGCGTCGGAGCTTTTAGATCAAGCTGAATCAGCCGT
This genomic interval from Iodobacter fluviatilis contains the following:
- a CDS encoding response regulator: MTELGVLDLRSEESVYIARDKLRRALACLNLNRMRSDFLLTGFYSLCQLVRQSTVTHFLSLSMESESLCFIVQSERGLVTHSLAAFFDVQQNISAGKVLLVFKIGHQDLDAILQVKNIISEQTRDELMSVLTISNAELASHKQGLEQEVDRRSMALQQSEMQSKAVIEGAPIAVILLDKDCCVTDWNRAAELTFGFSPSEVIGLKLQSLIHIEGDGDLPLVLERGLSEATSRITTARFWELLARNRSGSLLPIEVGMTVLNMDGQYSGTLFARDISQRKIVEQELQLAKSKAEEAALVKSNFLANMSHEIRTPMNAVIGLSHLALKAEMSAKQRDYLSKIHHAGTSLLGIINDILDFSKIEAGKLNIELAPFDLETVLNNVCTVTTQKVFEKGLEFVIHHPVDIPPFLLGDSLRLSQIMINLVNNAVKFTESGEVEITIQCIEKNQEHTQLEFRVRDTGIGMTQEQLGKLFMPFTQADSSTTRKFGGTGLGLSISKRLVELMGGRIWAESESGVGSQFVFTAWFGVEHKEIRKRAIPAEINNMRVLVVDDHEHARLAIIEVLKRFSVRIEHVGSGQGAVELCVAANQREDPFGLVLLDWQMPMMDGAQAAQKIQEALHERAPNLVIVTAFDREEIYIQAQALNISAILTKPVNASALTDCLVSIYAHDDVADTRSAPKDEVELGLNGMRVLLTEDNPINQQIATELLATVGVDVVVANHGKEALDKLGLHGAHYFDAILMDMQMPVMDGYEASKHIRADVRYNHIPLIAMTAHAMVEERARCLDLGMNDHVSKPIDPMQFFECLKHWRATKPNGANSIEAPIPVLADVVVEERAVPTAASIAPLAAPASESRPAPIERKELDVKVGLGYVLNNPSLYLRMLKQFCSSETDCVKRIHQALTANELEPALRFSHTLKGLSATLGGTAVSDIAGRIEKVISHGGGLGEVKEDLLILDQHIIVLMDEVKNYIDGEDPFANAPAPSSKGMPKQELQNLLNWLERLLQDMDAEALTVMGKYGDSMADAFDPSEFAAFRIALEKFNFSDALPILQKMQKSLAV
- a CDS encoding anti-sigma regulatory factor, producing the protein MKPSMEMATVWRNIRNDADVAMLVAYTFTLAKRCGFSPVAVTEITTGTSELATNIVKYAGEGVMSFSWVVIKNHEGLEVMAEDRGPGIKNIELAMSEHYSTKGTLGLGLPGTRRLADEFEISSESEMGTRVLFRKWKN
- a CDS encoding protoglobin domain-containing protein, with amino-acid sequence MHENTSQTSIKDVMRLHDIDEVDLEVVRKYGALVMPRMSEYITHFYEWMRELPEYQALMANDEVKKRAQSAQLNYWKTFFSAHLDEAYLEDRRRLGETHARIGLSLPSYFAGMNYSFVLFTKKLYDGGLFSEEYGKAVAAITKLLHLDTTIVVETYSRLINERINDQSRALMEMSTPVTMIWQDILMLPVVGIIDSKRAQDIMAAILLKISETRARVFIMDISGVAIVDSGVANHLIKITKATRLMGCTSLISGVSPSIAQTIVHLGIDIEGMTTHATLRDALEQAFKSVGIRMKRIDEA
- a CDS encoding STAS domain-containing protein — protein: MDERESGGGVAISVVEDALLACVQSDLRPSTMIALQSKLLQQVIKVAAKGVMVDLSEVDALDVDGFTALVDLTQMLKIMGAKTVFIGFRPGVVAGLAALDSDLSALRGCQTIRQALDLLHET
- a CDS encoding type II toxin-antitoxin system RatA family toxin, whose translation is MPSIHKTVLVTHSADRMFDLVDRVEDYPKFLPWCGGVVVHERSDSILDVTVKIEFLKVTSFFRTRDVKSKHHIDMQFVDGPFKALHGVWRFTPLMEDACKVEFELDYEFSSRSLEMIIGPVFNKITSTFVDAFIKQADKQA
- a CDS encoding RnfH family protein; this translates as MSALIKVEVVYATPAVQKLMTVQVPAGSNAEAAIRASGILDFFHEIDLGVNKIGIFSKACKLDTVLRAQDRVEIYRALLADPKEIRRQRALEGKVTKKGGTTI
- a CDS encoding DUF4124 domain-containing protein, translating into MKTVFLITLLLTGAVNAEIYKWKDDAGVMHYSDQPPKDNKADIVKTKDLPVNSIAGARKEASAASGVAIKASSPAAASVPVVAKGEKDEKACKEAMARLGYLQGTKKFSSVNEKGKLEFMESAQRKSETSSVEASIKRFCP
- a CDS encoding SpoIIE family protein phosphatase, whose amino-acid sequence is MHFEYARCLRPCFGEVVCGDGTFIKQMEHGVLVGILDVLGHGPEAHELARLCEQWLEENSSEDIELMLKSLHEHIRGSRGTAITMAFLGNDGNAKCVTIGNTVMRKLGKDCYTFPAQAGTLGIILRSMRIETFSFRSDDVFVLATDGIQEHIAADDILLERRNTLNQMVANLLSRFGKLYDDATCLAIKCTL